The Thiobacillus sp. genome contains the following window.
ACTGCCTGCAGACCCGCAACGGCAAGATGAACGCCACCGCCCTGGTGCGCACCTCGGTGGAGATGGTCCAGGAAGGCATCATCGACAAGACCCAGGCCCTCATGCGCATCCAGCCGGAGATGCTGGAACAGCTCCTGTTCCCCCGCCTGGACCCCAAGACCAAGGCCAAGGCCGTGGCCAGGGGCCTGCCCGCCTCCCCCGGCGCCGCCTCGGGCATCGCCGTATTCGACGCGGACCGGGCCGAGAAGCTGGGCCGGGGCGGCCAGAAGGTCATCCTGGTGCGTGAGGAGACCAAGCCGGAAGACATCCACGGCTTCTTCGCCAGCCAGGGCATCCTCACCAGCCGGGGCGGCAAGACCAGCCACGCCGCCGTGGTGGCCCGAGGCATGGGCAAGCCCTGCGTGGCCGGCGCCGAAGGCATCCACGTGGACGTGCACACCCGCCAGGCCATCGTCGGCGACCAGGTGTTCGGCGAGGGGGCCATCATCACCATCGACGGCACCACGGGCAACGTCTACGTGGGCGAGGTGGCCATGATCGAGGCGGACTTCTCCGCCGAGCTGGACACCCTGCTGGGCTGGGCCGACGAGATGGCCCGCCTCAAGGTCATGGCCAACGCCGATACCCCCCCAGATGCGGAGCAGGCGCTGAAATACGGCGCCATGGGCATCGGCCTGTGCCGCACGGAGCGCATGTTCAACGCCGTGGAACGCCTGCCCATCGTGGTGGAGATGATCGTCGCCGAGACCCCGGCGGACCGCCAGGTGGCCCTGAACAAGCTGCTGCCCATCCAGCGGGAGGACTTTGCCGGCATCTTCAAGGCCATGGCCCCCCGGCCCGTGACCATCCGCCTGCTGGACCCGCCCATCCACGAGTTCCTGCCCACCGCCGACCAGCTGGTGGAGGATCTCACCGAGCTGCGCCACCTGCGGGACACCATCCGCGGCATGCAGGTGCTCCATGACGCGGTGGACTTCATGTACCGCACCAAGGACATCCATCCCCACGTGCAGCTGCCCGCCGACCCGGTGCTGGTGGACGAGGCCATCCAGAAGAAGGAGGCCATGCTCAGGAAGGTGCGGGCCCTGTTCGAGGTGAACCCCATGCTGGGCCATCGCGGCGTGCGTCTGGGCCTGACCTACCCCGAGATCTACTCCATGCAGATCCGCGCCATCCTGGAGGCCGCCGCCCAGTGCCAGCAGGCCGGTGTCGAGGTGCACCCGGAGATCATGGTGCCCCAGGTCTGCACCGCCGAGGAATTGCGGAAGGTGAAGTCCTGGGTGGAAGACATCCGCGCCGACGTGGAAGCCAGCTCGGGCGTGAAATTGAACTTCAAGTTCGGCTCCATGCTGGAGGTGGTGCGGGCCTGCATGCGGGCGGAGATGCTGGCGGAGGAGGCCGAGTTCTTCTCCTTCGGCACCAACGACCTCACCCAGGCCACCTTCTCCTTCTCCCGGGAGGACGCGGAGAACAAGTTCCTGCCCATGTACAACCAGAGCAGGATCCTCCAGGACAACCCCTTCGAGGTGCTGGACACCAAGGGCGTGGGCAAGCTGATGCAGCTGGCCGTGGAATGGGGCCGGGGCACCCGGCCGGACATGAAGGTGGGCATCTGCGGCGAGCATGGCGGCCACCCGGCCTCCATCCGCTTCTGCCACCAGATCGGCCTGACCTACGTGTCCTGCTCCGGGCCGCGGGTACCCATCGCCCGCCTGGCGGCGGCCCAGGCGGCCA
Protein-coding sequences here:
- a CDS encoding pyruvate, phosphate dikinase translates to MSKWVYAFAEGDGKNKKLLGGKGANLCEMTQIGLRVPPGFVITTEACLTYLDEKALPNGVMEQVRLHMAAVEEKSGKTFGGRENPLLVSVRSGSALSMPGMMDTILNLGLNADTLQGLVAQTGNERFGYDAYRRFIQLFGKVALGVPEEEFDAEFNAVKADAGVKHDVGLSAAHLADISERFLKVVERVTGKPFPADPYEQLEIAIQAVFNSWSGKRAVDYRREFKITPDMANGTAVNVVAMVFGNMGDDSATGVGFTRDPGTGENVMFGEYLVNAQGEDVVAGIRTPKPVAELEKEMPDLYRQLVELRDQLEGHYKEIQDYEYTIEKGTLYCLQTRNGKMNATALVRTSVEMVQEGIIDKTQALMRIQPEMLEQLLFPRLDPKTKAKAVARGLPASPGAASGIAVFDADRAEKLGRGGQKVILVREETKPEDIHGFFASQGILTSRGGKTSHAAVVARGMGKPCVAGAEGIHVDVHTRQAIVGDQVFGEGAIITIDGTTGNVYVGEVAMIEADFSAELDTLLGWADEMARLKVMANADTPPDAEQALKYGAMGIGLCRTERMFNAVERLPIVVEMIVAETPADRQVALNKLLPIQREDFAGIFKAMAPRPVTIRLLDPPIHEFLPTADQLVEDLTELRHLRDTIRGMQVLHDAVDFMYRTKDIHPHVQLPADPVLVDEAIQKKEAMLRKVRALFEVNPMLGHRGVRLGLTYPEIYSMQIRAILEAAAQCQQAGVEVHPEIMVPQVCTAEELRKVKSWVEDIRADVEASSGVKLNFKFGSMLEVVRACMRAEMLAEEAEFFSFGTNDLTQATFSFSREDAENKFLPMYNQSRILQDNPFEVLDTKGVGKLMQLAVEWGRGTRPDMKVGICGEHGGHPASIRFCHQIGLTYVSCSGPRVPIARLAAAQAAITSGGSGDSRA